The Juglans regia cultivar Chandler chromosome 10, Walnut 2.0, whole genome shotgun sequence genome includes the window aattgatTTCAACTCAAGTGTTATTATTATGTTGATTGTGATTATGTTGGGGACATAGACAAAAGAAGATCACTGACAGGGTATATGTTCACTTTGTGTGGCTCTTCTAGTAGTTGGAAAGTAATGCTACAATCCACTGTTATTTTGTCAACTATAGAAGAGAATACATGGCAACAACAGAAGCAGTGaaggaggccatttggttgaaatGCTTGATCAGTGACTTAGGACTACAAAAAGATGAGATTTCTATGTTTTGTGACAGCTAGAGCACAATAAATttgactaaaaataaaatgtatgatgAGAAAACCAAGTACATTAGTGTCAAGTATCATTTTCTTCGAGAGGTTGTTACAGGAGGTGTGATAGCAATTCAAAAGATTGCTACCACTAAGAATTTAGCAGATATGATGATGAAGCCACTTCCTATATACAAGTTCAACctttgtttggacttgattggtgttcaGGGTTTGTGATTCCTTTAGGGAATTTGGTGGAATGGGTCGGCTCTTGGtttgatgaattttatttaGCCTTGACGGAattcaagccaaggtggagatttgttgagTGTGGCTTGATGCTTGTTGAAAAAGCGTCACTCCAGATTTTTCACTTGAGCTAAGCTTCAGAAAGATTGTTAGATCGACAATTGCTTGACAGTCAGTTAGAGCGAGACCAGATTATTCGCTCGACTCTTGCTTGACACTCAACTCAAAGAGATCTAggtagagagttcgctcgacactcagcttGAGCAAGTGCTAGAGCTAATGTTTTCTTTAGCCTCATTAGACACTCCGCTCGAGTGAATATTCGTAAAATAGGGTTCCACGCTATTTCAATATAAATACATGCTTAATTTCCCTTGTATTTGTactttgagaaatactttagacaaaaatgaattacacaaaagtaaactcacaaactgatatggcttgatgtaatacgttagattgtaaagttacttttattgtaaagtagatctagcAGATCCcatgaaaccacatcaatttgtgagtttattttgtgtaatctctttatgtaTTTAGCAATTCTCTTGTACTTTTGAGTAgccagaagagagagagagagaaaaaaaagtccTTTTGTGAGATTCCTAAGAGTTCATTGAGTGTATTGAGACTTTGAGATTGAAGATTTTATAATTGATCTCTTATACTCTACCTTTGTTTGATAGTGAGTTCATTGAAACCGACCCCACTAATTGACGTAAGCTTTCTTTAAGCTGAATTACTTAAATCTTGGTATTCTGTTTGTGTGATTGTCGTTATTTCTTTTGCTTGCTTCCACTTTTTTACTTCAAATTAGCCGCTATAACTGGTTAATCTCAACACATAGTCTGTTCCTTTTTATTATCTAACTTCTCTTGACCATAAATCTTGCCATGAAATCAGCCGCAATTTGTCCGTTGATCTTTGTTCTCTAGCAATACTAATTGAAGTCAAATTCACCCAACTCGATTGATCATAGGACGTACGAGACTCCTCGATCGATGTGTCCCATTTATATAAGACCATTTATAGTGGCTGATCGGTCAACATGACTACAATAGCATGGACTTGGTGGGCATAAGGGCAAACTCCAATCCGCTCGATAAGATTCCGCCTAGATCATCGGgaaaaatcttttttctttttttttttttttttgagattacTCTCTTTCACCACTCAAAGGGTGCAGCTGTCataagagaaatatatatatatatatatatatgtacgtacccTATATATACTAAGGGAGAGACTTGGGGGTTACACAAATTCTAAAAtcaaggtttttttaaaaactatatgaCCCTAAATTAAGCTATTAAAATAAGAACAGTAGACGTACAActacacaaaattataaaagtctAGTACTGCCTAAAGCAAGCTATCTTATCTTAAGCATATGAACCACATGGAAGATGAGATGTCTTTCCATAGTTCAAAGtatctacgtacgtacgtgcagGGTGTTTGACCAGCTTGCTACTTAAACGTCTAATCTACTCTAAACAAAGAATGAGTTAAACCTAGCTACCAGTTTTCAATACTTCTGGAATCTCAGCAAATATGTATTTGCTGACTAACACGTAcgactatatacatatatgaccTACCTtttctataatttcttttttaggaaTTTCAAATGTACGTGTGATTACTTTTGTTTGTTCATGTCAAAAAtgattcttttataatttatttatagggAAAAATACACAAACTACAATTAAATTATGATGCCATTTCATGTAAGAAAAATGGTACTATAGCGCTTGAGTTTGTCTTCTTAATTTGATCGTTCATGTATTTTCATTtatcttaatggttaaggaagtcatgactattaatgtattgatatttttttaaaaataaatatttaaagatgtttaaaaatatttaaaaaaaaattaaaaacatgcaATTTGCACTTAGGGGCACGACTACCGGTCAAACAGCCGGTCAAACAAAGTTTCTCTTTTGAAAGACAAATTAATcctaaaaattctcaaaaaaaaaaaattgtaaaaataaatacaaaaatataataaaattaaaaacttaaatatcTAGAAAAGTAATCgaatacaattaaaattaaaaagctgAAAAAAGAGTTGGATCGATCCTACATAGTTACCATGCATTGCATGGGGGTAGCCTGGATCCAAAATTGCACTAGGTGTAGATCAGGTGGTTAGTGATGAACCCTGCAACGGGGAGAGTACTGGTAGGCCGGTGGCCAGCAACCCCACCCCTATGGAAGAGACCGCCCCTCACTTGGTGACCTTATATATTGCGACCTCACGGTGGATCGACCCGGCCTATATAAGATGGCTTGTACATGCATGCAATTAACTGTTTGACAAGCCACCACTGCATGGGTGGAAATGGGTCTGCGCTCACGAGGCATGCCATGCACCCATGGTGGACTGGCTTCTGGGCCACCCTATAACGACCATGGGAGCTAGGGTCCGGAATCCACCCTCAcccatatataatttctttccatttttacttttctcatttttatcaaGGGTAtttgtgtcaattttttttaacttgcaaAGGGGAAACACTGCTGAAATTAACAAACTAGGAGATATTACAGATTACATAATAATTTGTGGGgagtttgtatatataattttcctcCATTTGGCTGCATGCAGTTCAtgttctataatatttttgcaTGGCTAAGTATGTACTTTCTTAGTAATTTTTCTCACAGATGTAAATAATTCTTTGGGATTATACCTCCTGACGAAATTAGTGATTTATCCAGTTTTGTGTATGAGAAATTTCGTAAAGTACGATGCACGGGATCGAAATTTACTCTGTAAGTCGGATAAGTTTGAAAGACCCTATCTTAAAGAGGTTcctgtcaaaaaaaaaaaaagtgaagcaTGAAAAATGAGTGGTATATGTTGGTATCATCTCAATTCAGGCCCActtttaaaatgaaaacaattatTAACATGGATCATTATTGATTCTTGGAGGTTGAGCTATTGATCACTACTCATGTTGTACTGCCAAAAATGAATACTTTCGAACCATCCATCGACATCTAgctatatataactagctagctagcattataaattaaattaaagactGAATTAAGAAAACATTTTTCGACCTAGGATCCAAAGCGCGTATATTTCGTGAATATATAGAACAAGCAAGCAAGGCTGTCTTGAGTAATTCACTTGAACTCATTCATATATGCGGGTGAAGCCGAGGGGTTAATTAAGGCAtcatttggatattaagatgagatgaaaaatttatgaataatactgaaataatttgagttaaaatattatatataaagttaaaatattgttagaatattactttttaatattatttttattttgagatttaaaaaatttaaattattttttatgtttcttttgaaaatttaaaaaaattataatgattacgtaatgattaaataaaaaaaagttatagatttaaaattaaaaaatacatgtttgtATTTGACTGATGTTTAGGAAGGAAACGAGataagaatgaagaaaaaaacaaattattggtTCGAATGGGGatgactttctttttctttttaatcttctacttctaattgattttaatattgtgCTTACTGATCATCATAAATGATGATTAAGTAACTAATTCAAAAGGGACATGTGGCAGCTATCTTGGTAGAGAAGGGCATGCCTATCAACCAAAAGGACAAGATTGGGCATGCTCATGATCATAGGCTTAATTAGTTCAAAACGTTCATAGATTTGAATGACAATTAAGTCAAGAAGGGCATGCTCATCAACCCAAAAAGAACAaggaaaatgggaaaaaaaaagtcaagaGTGGGATGGTGATCTGAATACTTAAAAAGACACCCCATGCAAGAAAGTTCATGGAAGCTGATCAAGAGGGTGGGGGAGCATATATAAAAAGCTTTGAGGAGTTGACAAAAAGCCTAGAGCTCTTGACTCGAGGACACACACATGAATGAACTCTATGCTTTGCAATATTTTGtatagttcttttttttcttctggtcCCCCTGCAATGCCAATAATGAAATGATCAAAAGCTAGCACTTTTTTTGGacattattttttcaagtaCAAGTCGTTGCAAAAAAGGCAGATGGCCATCACATTCCATATTAAAATGCTTGCCATTATCACAAAGCCCTCTAAATTTCTAGATTACGATCCTTCCCCTACAATGCTAATTGGCTTCTCAGTTCTCACTCTTGAAATGTCGTTCGTTCAAACTGACTATTTGCATGAAGTAGCACTGCTTTTTGAAAAGGCTCAGCCCCAAATCCTGACCTAAGAAAATGCAGCTTAATTCGAAGACTATTTGCAACCAAATTGGATATAAATCTTGATAAATGAAATATTGgtatatgaatattattattggcaGAACTCTCTGGAAAAGCttcacagaatatatatatatatatatatatatatatatatagtcttgtATTGCATAATTAGTCAGAGAATATGAACATGATACATGATTTCTTGAGTACTGTTTGTACTATGAATTCATGCATGTGTCATGATCATACTACGACTGCAGTAGTGAAATTTCTGATTAAATTCTTTTGTATAAGTGATTTGTGATGATCATTTACTAATTATCGCAAGAATTTATGATGGAAATGGatgaatttaatcatttaattaaatatatgaacagtatttaataagtagaatattattgttcatttaccatcggttttattttttcttgcttcataaatattcctctaattttttattttggttaagGTCTGGTTTGATTTCATAAACCTTTAAAACCATCtgattatttcatctcaacatccaaacaccatttaaacatctttcaatttcaaatttttaaattttcaaaatttttatataatcattataactttttcaaacttccaaataaaatataaaaaacaatttaattttttcaaatctcaaaataaaaagtatattttaaccctattttaaatttatatttttttatttaatattttatctctcgtctctcaaaatctcataaaaatcttaacttaaaatatttcactattatctataaattatctcattattattaataaatttctaaCTAAATGCCCTTTACTCTCAAACTAAAAAGCTGAAACTGTGCACCTGTACTAAATGCTTTATTGCCAAAAATGGAGTTAGCTGATAAAGTACACAGCTACTAGTAGAATAGGatacgtttaaaaaaaaaacagctagGATGCGATAAAAGGTATTGAACTGCTTTGGCGTATCTTCCAAGATGATCAGCACTGTAAACGAAATATTagagtttaattttaaagatgatcAATTTCCATAACTTGTTAAAGAAAAGAGAAGCCCGAAAGGTAATCCCTCGTGTCTCAAGCATGAGGAGTCAGGCAACTTGTCAAGAAGCATGAGGTAATTAAAACAGCTCTAGTTAGCTAGATAGCCATTGTTAACAGCAAACAGGTTATGATGCTGTGCTAGTACTCGCATATATTCATGATCAATCAGCTGCAATTTACACATGATCTCTGCAAAGGGTATACATTAGTATCCTAAGGTACTAAACCATGCAGTCCATGTGACTTGTACGCCTACTACCAGAATTTCTGAGACAatttaacatgcatgcatatcttGACGTGATAATAagattgcttatatatatatatgatctgatGAATCTCCAaccctgagagagagagagagagagagagagagagaaataaggGTTTTGTCAGATGGAGACGTACGTATTCTTTTCTTCATGTTTGAATTGGCAAGAGGGCAATGCACCTTTCGTGACCACTGACCAGTCaagcaaattaataaattaagattgCTGACCACATCTTTCACATTCATCATGAACACTTCaccccaaatatatataaatatatatatatattataatatatacacacacttatATGCAACTAAACAAACTTAAATTAACAGAATaagttagctagctaggcttCACACTGCACCCACACCATATATaatgtagtatattatatataataatcttcACTAATTTCCTACATACATCGATCGAACATCTGGACAAAACAGCACCCTAAAACAGCATCTAAAAGCTACTTGCCTatcttatttttctcaattttcaaattGTGGTCGGTTTGGTACATTTTGATAGGTTAATGTCCAGAATAAAGTAGTACTATTAGCTAGCCGGCAAGGTAATAATCTAGGGAGAGTTGCCCAAGTATGGAGCAATCTCATGTTCTCTAGTATTTTCCTGAAATCCAAAACCATTGAgaaattcatcatcatcatttatatGGGACTCAAACTCAAAATCCAGACTAACTCCGTCCTGTTTGAGTATTCCACCTCCATTATTAATGCCGGACCATGTCTCCAAAGCCAACGTAGATGAAGTTGAAAGAGTTCCAGACAGGTGATCCCGAGATGATGTTGTAGTACTAGTGCTGTAATTCTCATGACTTGTACTGTGAAAATCTGAAACTTGCATATGCCTTGAAATGagctcatgatgatcatgacttTGATCCGAAACAAGACCATGGAAATCACCATTTTGCATCATGTTGTCGTCTGCTGGATATGGGAATATCTGGGAATTTGTATCAAAACATGCTGAGTTCCCATAATCATAGGTTTCAGCAGCAGGATTAATTGAAGCCCAAAACTGTGCCAGGTTGAGATGACTGATATTGTTAGTATTCTCATTGTTATTGTCAGTACTCTTTGGATCACAATTAGTATTTCCTGCCAATAATACCTTTTTCTTCAACTTGGTGTTCCAGTAGTTCTTAATATCATTGTCTGTTCTACCCGGCAGTTGGGAAGCCATAACAGACCACCTATTCGATCCCaagaacataatatatattcgtAAAACACTgctatattaaaattattttaggaaataaaAAGTGATCGATCAATTGACTTGCCTACTTCCAATGCTACCATAGAGAGTGCAGATAATTTTGTCTTCCTCCTCAGTAAAGCTTCCACGCCTGATGTctggcctgagataattcagcCATCTGAGCCGGCAGCTCTTACCACAGCGTTTAAGGCCTGAAACACAGAAGAAACATCTTTAGGGCGAAAGGGGTTTGGAGGAAACGTTCATAGCATAACGAAGATATGCTAGTTTCTTtgaaagaggggaaaagaaaaggcacaagaaataattaagaaaaacatCATATTCTGTGGCCTGGAAAGAGATCATGAGGAAAGGAGAAAGGACATGAACGGAGAGACCTGCTTTGTGAGGCAAAGCAATCCAATTTCCACCAGTGCCATGTTTCTCGAGGTAGTCCTTTAGAGTGGCATCTTCTTCAGGGGACCAAGGCCCTTTTTTCACGTTGGCTTTGTCACAACATGGAGCTCTGCCCATGTTCAATTCCCTCACTAGATTAATTAAACAGTAGAAAAAGCAAACCTTAAGGGAGacagacagagacagagacagagaaagagagatcgaTGATTGCAGAAGTGAGCATACTGCAATATGGTTTTGAAGATGGATAAGAAGAGCTTTTGGAAGTTTGACTTTGTCCGACTGACTGAGTACTCCATTTGAACCTTTTTCTTTAAACTATTCAACCAATTTGTAGGCTTGCATTATAAGTTTTAGAGATAGATCGGGCCCAGTCAATATTGTTGGTGCTTGAGGAAGCACACAGATTTCATGCTTTTGCTGTCAAATAGGAACCTATTAAAGGTACCAACTTATATATGAaacatcagttactatttaccattcatgaaaaaatgaaaaaattataaatataaggtGTGAGAATTAATAGTAATTgattcataataaattattctatttttctttttcttctctttaaaGAGAGGTAGAAGGCCGCATGTGGGCCCGAGTGCCTAAAATCGTCGAACAAACTCGTCTTCGTCTCTTAAATGGGGTTGTAAATAAACAAATTCATTCAACAAATCATATTAAACGAGACAACTCAAATAAATCTCGAATAactttctatttattattctttatagttttttaaatttacaataaaaatgtcCGATTAAGCATTTAAAAGATATAGAAGAAatcatattcattataatatCATACATATTGTTTGAATCCTTACAAATATAATCATTGATGtatattataaacaataaatcatgttattaaaatcaaataactCGTGAACAAGTTCaagttcatttaaaaataagtgaGTACGTTGTTCGAtcgtgaatatatataaaatatgacttGTTGAGAAGTACGAGCTCGGGTCGTATACAATAAAAACTAAACAATCCAACCTTTGACCATCTACTATGTTAATATTGATACCAAGAAGTGCTCAAGAAAATACAAAGCATTTGAAGAATCTTTTTTGAGTTGTTTGTATAAAATGAACTACAGCTTATATACACTCACTTACAGACgaaaaaacttaaatatcaaaCTGATTCTAACAGAAAACTCTATAACAGAATCTATAACAGAATAAAATGAAGCTATATTATCTCTAATACCCCCCTCTCAAGCTAGAGTATGGACGTTAATCAATCCCAACTTGGAAACCAGAGCAGAAAATAATGGAAATCCTAATGGCTTAGTAAAACAGTCTGCCAACTGGTGATGAGAAGATACATGAAAAAGCTTTACAGTATTGGCTTGGACTTTGTCACGAATAAAGTGACAATCTATTTCTATATGTTTCGTTCTTTCATGAAACATAGGATTAGATGCAATGTGAATTGCAGTCTTGTTGTCACAATAGAGAGCAGCAACTTGAGGGTGAGAAACTTGTAAATCCTGAAGCTATGAGAGTAACCAAACAAGCTCACAAACAGTATTGGCCATGGCTCTATATTCTGATTCAGCTGAAGATTGTGAAACAATGCattgcttctttgatttccatgaAATGAGAGAGTTaccaaggaaaatacaaaaacctGTGACAGATTTTCTGGTATCTTGACATCCAACCCAATCTGAATCAGTAAATGCAGTCAAGTGAAGATTAGActtggaaggaaaaaataatccTTGACCAGGAGATTCTTTAATGAATTGTAGTACTCTTTGAGCTGCATGAAGATGAGGCAACCGAGAAGAATCCATGAATTGGCTTAAGGTATGAACTGCAAAGGTTATATCTGGTCTTGTGATGGTTAGATATAACAACCTTCCTACCAATCTCCTATATGAAGTTGGATCTTCTATAAGAGGTCCATCATCCCGAGAGAGCTTTAGATGTTGTTCCATTGGAGTCTTGACAGGTTTTGATCCTAAGAAGCCAATATCTTGTAAAATCTCTAAGGCATATTTcctttgagaaagagaaattccTGAAGTGTTCCTTGCAACTTCCAAccccaaaaaatactttaaagaCTCAAGGTCTTTAAgcttgaatttcttgtcaaGAAAAACTTTGAAGATATTCACAACTGCCATGTCATTGCTAGTAATGAggatatcatccacatatactaaCAATGCAATGAAACTAGTACCTTGAAGCCGTGTGAAAAGTGAATAATCTGATTTACTTTGCTGAAAACCAAGCTCAACAATGGTaaaagaaaacttgaaaaaCCATTGTCTTGAAACTTGTTTTAAGCCATACAAAGATTTGTTTAATCTACAAACCCGTGTGTCATTTTTGTCACCAAATCCAGGAGGTAAAGACATGTAAACTTCCTCCAATAAATCTCCATGGAGGAATGCATTGTTGACATCTAATTGAATTAGATGCCAACCCTTAGCAGCTGCTATGGAAATGAGACACTTAACAGTGACCATTTTGGCAACTGGGCAGAAGGTATCAAAATAATCCACTCCTTCTTGTTGTGTAAAGCCTTTGGCAACTAACCTTGCCTTATATCTCTCAAGTGATCCATCAGATTTCAGCTTAACCCTATACACCCATTTGCACCCAATAGGACTCTTTCCAAGGGGAAGATTGGTTAATGTCCAAGTATTATTTGTTTCtaaggcttgaatttcttcagCCATAGCAACTCTCCAATGGGGAATCTTAACAGCTTGATGATAGAATTTAGGTTCAATGAAAGTGGAAAGAGCTAAAGTGAAAGCTTTGTGTTTAGAAGCTAAGAAAGAATAACCAAGTGAATGAGATAAAGGGTATGACTTACCTGATAAAGGACCAGAATTCCCATGGAAAGGTGAGGAAGAGCAAGCCTGTGAAGATGCCAAATGGCAATGAAAATCTTGCAAGTAACCAGGTGGTTTATGTACTCGAGATGATCTTCTAGGAAAAGAAAGCTCTTGTGAAACTTGTGGTGTATTAGAAATAGAATCTGTATTAAAATTTGAGACAGGTTCTATGTGAGGAGATGAAACAGGTAAGACAGAATCTATAGAAGAGGGAGATGAGATAGAATCTTCTTGAGCAGGAAAAAGATTAGAGGAAATGGATTGATCAGAAATTGGAGCAGGAAAAACAGCATCTGAAGAAACAGTAGAATTCTGATTTAATGATTGGAAGGGGAAGATGTattcatgaaaaacaacatctcAAGAAACAAAGATTTGATGATTATCAAGATCATAAAGTTTATATCCCTTGATGGCAAGAGGATATCTATGAAAATACATCTCCTAGCTCTAGGAGCAaatttggatctgttttgaGTTAATGTAGAGGCATAGCAAAGAGAACCAAAGATCTTTAAGTGAGAAAATGAAGGGGATTTTTGGAAAAGTAGTTCATATGGAGTTTTATTAGCAAGCAAAGGAGATGAAATTCTGTTGATTAAATATACTGTTGTAAGTATACATTCAGACCAGAATTTTAATGGAACATGAGATTGGAAGAAAAGAGCACGAGCAACATTAAGAATGTGCTGGTGTTTTCTTTCAACCACTGAGTTTTGTTGTGGAGTGGCCACACAAGACAATTGATGAACTATTCCTTTGGAAGAATAAAAATCAGACATAGCAAATTCAGTGCCATTATCTGTTCTGAGAATTTTTATGGAAGAATCAAACTGATTGACCATGTTTATGAAATGCTATAAATGCACCCGAGTGTCAGATTTATATTTCATCAAATATATCCAGGTGCTTCGAGAAAAGTCATCTacaatggttaaaaaatatttaaaaccatCTAATGACTGATATGGAAAAGGGCCCCAAATATCACAGTGTACAAATTGAAAAGGTAAAGAAGAGCTATGTTCACTGTGAGAAGGAAATGGTAGCCTCTTGTGTTTAGCAAGTGGACAGATTGAACAAGGAATTGTATTATTGATTGAAACAGTAGGTACAATGGAAGATAACAATTTGATTCTGGAAAATGAGGGATGACCCAACCTTTTATGCCAAATATCAAATTCAGATTGACTAGAATGAGAAacaaaagttgaattgaaatgtaAATCGCAAGGAAGAGTACTAAGATCATCTGGTTTATGCAGTAAGTATAGTCCTCCTTTGGCTTTACCCTTCCCAATCATTCTCCAATAGGTGAGGCCCTGTATAAAGCAAGCatcaccaaaaaatattaagcAAC containing:
- the LOC109001836 gene encoding transcription factor RAX2-like isoform X1 is translated as MGRAPCCDKANVKKGPWSPEEDATLKDYLEKHGTGGNWIALPHKAGLKRCGKSCRLRWLNYLRPDIRRGSFTEEEDKIICTLYGSIGSRWSVMASQLPGRTDNDIKNYWNTKLKKKFWASINPAAETYDYGNSACFDTNSQIFPYPADDNMMQNGDFHGLVSDQSHDHHELISRHMQVSDFHSTSHENYSTSTTTSSRDHLSGTLSTSSTLALETWSGINNGGGILKQDGVSLDFEFESHINDDDEFLNGFGFQENTREHEIAPYLGNSP
- the LOC109001836 gene encoding transcription factor RAX2-like isoform X2 — its product is MGRAPCCDKANVKKGPWSPEEDATLKDYLEKHGTGGNWIALPHKAGLKRCGKSCRLRWLNYLRPDIRRGSFTEEEDKIICTLYGSIGSRWSVMASQLPGRTDNDIKNYWNTKLKKKVLLAGNTNCDPKSTDNNNENTNNISHLNLAQFWASINPAAETYDYGNSACFDTNSQIFPYPADDNMMQNGDFHGLVSDQSHDHHELISRHMQVSDFHSTSHENYSTSTTTSSRDHLSGTLSTSSTLALETWSGINNGGGILKQDGVSLDFEFESHINDDDEFLNGFGFQENTREHEIAPYLGNSP